TCACGACCAGGCGTATCAATAATATTGTGTGGGGGAAATAGTTTGCTTTCAGGATGCAGATGATTATCCTCAAAATGTAAATCCATCATAAAGAAAATAGGTTGTTGTTGATTATTATAATTATCAATTCTTGAAACTATATAAGGTTCTAATCTTTGTGCTGGTTGACCGCAAGTTAAATTACCATTGTCAGCTACAAAATCGTTTGAATAATCTACTACTATTAATGCCTTGTTTGCCATGATAATATTTACACCTCATTATTTAAAATTGTTTTACAATAATATAGTTAGTAGCATAACCCATATAGTAATAATAATCGAGTTTATTTCGGTTAAAATAGGAAATGTTAATTGGGTAGATAAAATAGGGAGGTGCTAGGTTTGGAAATTGACGCGCGTGAATTTGGCTTACAAGGGTGTAATGCTAAAAAAGACACAGCTGCTTTACAAAAAGCACTTAATTTTGCAAAAAAGCGTTTCGGTACAACAATTACAGTACCTGAAGGTGAATATTATATTAAGAAAGCTTTAGTTATTTATGCGGGAACTACTTTACAACTGCAAAAAGATACGGTTTTAAAGCGTCAAGGTAAAGATGCGATATTAAAAAACGGAAAAAGACCTCATCGTTATTATGGATATAATGGCAATAGTTATATAACGATAAAGGGAGGCATTTTAGATATGAATGGAAAAGCATGTCCATTTAATAATACGGCAATGTGTATTGGTCATGCACAAGAAATAACAATTAATGGCGTAACAGTTAAAGATGTTGTTGGTGGACATGCTTTAGACGCCTGTGGTGTTAATGGTTTACATATAAGTGATTGTCGTTTTGTCGGATTCAACGACTTAAAAGGAGATAGGAGCTTTTCTGAAGCGGTCCAATTAGATATACAAGTTAAGGGTGCTTTTCCCAAATTTGGTGCCACTGATGGAACTATAACCAAAAATGTTATTATTGAACAGTGTTATTTTGGTAATTCAGCTACTGATGATATGCAGCCATGGAATCGTGCGATCGGCTCACATGCAAGTCGTTATAATCAATATTATGAAAATGTACATATACGGTATAATGTTTTTGAAGGTTTAAAACATTATGCATTAACGCCTTTGAAATGCAAAGATACTTATATTCACCATAACTTGTTTGATAATTGCCAAGGTGGCATACGTTACTTAGGTATTAAAGACGGTAAAAACGCTAAAGATCTTGATGGAATAGTGCAGCCTTCTCAAGCAGGGGAAAATTTAAATATTTATAAAAATGAATTTAAGGGCAAAATGAAATATGACGCAGTACATGTAAGAAATTATAATGATGTGAAGCATAAGCATGTGACGATAGTACAAAATAACTTTGCGGAAGTATCGCAAACAATTCATGCAGAAGATATTGAGCGACTTATCATGCAAGATATAGATGAACGGGCGATAAAGAGAATTAATATTAGTTAGGTTTCAAAAATAAAGGCAAGCTAGATTAGGCACTGATTCTATAAAAAGGTAATTTAATAAAAACACTATTTTCTAGGCTACTCATTTCCTAAATTCAATAAGAGATAAGTAGTCTATTTTTTGAATTCTAATAAAAAAAGAGTGTGCATAAAATAATCATTTCTTGTACACGCTCAATGAAATATACCTGGGTAATTACAGATGATATAATAATGAAGTCGCCTATCTCTCAGGCGTCAAATTGACGTGGGAGGAGGTGTTATTCATGTTGGAAATCCTTGTTCACAATATGACCACAGTCATCAACGGTTGTATTATTGCGTTATTTACGCATTGGCTGCGTAATCGCAAAGACAAATAGGCGACAGATAGCCACACCAAAAAATCCCCTCACTATTTGCGGTAGTGAGGGGATTGGTGTATCCATATTGGATTCCTTGTTAATCACATTATAACACCGTAGTGGGGAGGAATGCAAAGTTGCTAAAAAATCCCTTTGTAATTTCTCTTCAGCCGATTTGTATATTTCATTAATAGAATCAATAATTCATTATATTCATATGTTTAATGTCTTAACTCTATATTGTGAATTCAACTAAAGTATTATTATATTACTCTCATTTCAATTTAATTACTCATGCTTTTTGTGGTTAAGTTTAATTTATTTTGTTGAAAGAACCAATAATTTTTACTTGGAAATCTAATGTAGTTAATATGGTTACAACTTTATCCAAGTTAGCCCCTATCGGTACGTCGGCTTGAACAAAAAAGTGATACATACCTAATTGTGTTTTAAGTGGTCGAGATTCAATCCATGATAGGTTGATATTAAATAAAGCAAACGTATTTAATATATTGGCTAACAAACCTGGCTTATCGTATTCAGGCGTGATAAGTAACATAGTATCCGATGCATCTTCTATATGTTGGGGCTCGTTACTTACGACTAAAAAGCGTGTAACGTTATGTGGATAATCTTGAATGTTTTTTTCGATAGGATAGTAGCCATAAGCTTCACCACTTCCAAGTGGTGCGATTGCGCCAATACCTGGTGCGATATATTCCAAACTTTTAATTGTACTATCCACATAATTATAATCGAAGTTATGACGTTGAATATAATTACTTGTTTGACTTATTGCAGGGGCGATAGAATATACTTTTTCAATGCTTGATGCATCTTCATGGTCATTACCATAAAGTGCAAATTGTATATCTAAATGTATTTCGCCTTTAGCGTAAATATTTTCATGAGTTAAACCATCAGCCACTATGTTAATCGTACCTTCAATTGAATTTTCTATTGGAACGACTGCAATGGCATTATTATCTTTTGATACTGCACTAACAACTTCGTATAAATTAGATTTTGGAATATATGTCGCTTCTTCTTCAGTTTGATATTGTTGAGCCGCTAAATAAGAAAAAGTTCCTTTAGGCCCTAAATAATATAAATTCATATTTGTTACTCCTCAAGTTCAATGAAATAGTGTTAATGAAAAGGACAACCGGATGATTGTGCTTTTTTATAATGGAAATTTGGATCTTTCATAACATTTGCATAACCATGGTGATAATTAGAAACAAGCGTTGGAGATAACGAAGGTACTAGCCATGACCATTTACCTGTCACTTCTCTGTGCTGTTTTGCTTCGTTTTTTTCAAAAACTTCAAATTGTCTTGAAGCAGTTAAATGATCAACAATAGAAACGCCTGCCTGTTTAAATGAATAGTACACTGCGTAATTTAATTCGACTAAAGCACGATCCTTATTGAACGAATTATTTTTAAGTGTATCAAATTCAAAAGCTTGTGCAACAGTTTCCAATAAATTATAGCGATAAACGTCGGTGAAATTTCGAACGGCTATTTCATTGACCATGTACCAACCGTTAAATGGTGCAGCGGGATAAGTAATACCACCAATCTTTAAATCCATATTTGAAATTATTGGTACCGCATACCATTTTAAACCCAGTTGTTTTAATTTGGGGAATTGTTCATGTTCAATATTTATTTCTTTTATTATTTCTTTTGGATAGTCGTGATAGTTCATGACACCGTTTGGTAATTTATAAATTAATGGCAACACATCGAATTGTGTATGTTGACTAGTCCATCCTAAATGTTCTGCTAAACGAGTGACTTCTTTTTCTGCAGGATCACCACAATCATTATAACCTGCATAACGTATTAATTGGTTATTATAAATTTTTGGTGGATGCTCTGGATGAAATATAGTAATGTACGGTTTAATTTTGCCGTTATTTGTAGCTTGTATGATATGATTTTCTATTTTGTCGATAAAATCATCTTCCTCTTCTATATGACGAGCATCTTCTACTGTTAACGACTGCCAGTAAAATCTACCAATACAGCGATTGGAATTACGCCACGCCATTTTTGCACCGTATTCAAGCTCTTGTGTTGTATGACGATAAGTTCCAGTTTTGTTAATTTCGTTTTCAACTTCTATTAGTCTTTGTGTAATATCATCAGGTTTAAAATTTAATTCAGTGTACATTGTTTTAATAAAATTTTTTGCTTCGTTTAACATATTCACACCTCAAGCATATTATAATTCATGTAAGAAAAGATAAATAATAATAAAAGAAAATGTCATTATTTTGTCGGAAATATGTGACGGTAACGGCTACATTTATCTATACTAATTAAGGTGCTTTAAAGGCCTGGTTTGTGATAAAATGGGAAAAAAGGTCGATTGGAGAGGTTACCCGTGTACCAATATAAAGATGACACGTTTACACTACACAATGATTTGTATCAAATAAATATGGCAGAAACTTACTGGAATGATGGGATACATGAAAGACTCGCTGTCTTTGATTTATATTTTAGAAATATGCCATTTAATAGTGGATATGCAGTATTTAATGGATTGAAGCGTGTAATTGAGTATATTAATTCTTTTCAATTCTCACAAACTGATATAGATTATTTAAAATCAATCGGTTATAAAGAGGATTTTTTAAATTATTTGGCAACTTTAAAATTTACCGGCAACATACGATCAATGCAAGAAGGTGAACTATGTTTTGGTAACGAGCCATTAATTAGAGTAGAAGCCCCATTAATTCAAGCACAATTAATTGAAACGATGTTATTAAATATTGTTAACTTTCATACATTAATTTCTACCAAAGCTAGCCGTATTAGACATGTTGCTAATAATGATATTTTGATGGAATTTGGTACACGTAGGGCCCAAGAAGCGGATGCGGCATTATGGGGAGCAAGAGCAGCTTATATAGGAGGATTTAACTCTACAAGCAATGTTCGCGCAGGTAAATTATTCAATATACCAGTGTCTGGGACACACGCACACGCTATGGTACAGGCATATGGTGATGAATATGTAGCTTTTAAAAAATACGCCGAACGTCATAAAGATTGTGTCTTTTTAGTGGACACTTTCCATACCCTAAAGTCTGGGGTACCCAATGCTATAAGAGTAGCCAAAGAATTAGGTGATAAAATTAACTTTATAGGAATTCGCTTAGACTCTGGGGATATTGCTTATTTATCAAAAGAAGCACGTAACATGCTAGATGAAGCTGGTTTTACTAATGCTAAAATTATCGTTTCAAATGATTTAGACGAAGAAACGATTTCTAGTTTAAAAACGCAGGGTGCGAAAGTAGATTCTTGGGGTGTAGGTACTAAATTAATTACTGGCTACGATCAACCTGCATTAGGCGCCGTTTACAAGCTTGTTGCTATTGAAGATGAAGAAGGTAATTATTCAGACAGAATTAAATTATCTAATAATGCTGAAAAAGTAACGACACCAGGCAAGAAAAACGTTTATCGAATTATAAATAAAAAAACGCAAAAAGCTGAAGGTGACTACATTACATTACAAAATGAAGAGCCTAATGAAGAAACGCCATTGAAATTATTCCATCCAGTACATACGTACAAAATGAAGTTTATTAAGTCTTTTATCGCTAAAGATTTACATCATGATATTTTTAAAAATGGCGAATTAGTATATAATTTACCAGATGAACAAACGGCTCAAGCGTATTTACAAGATAGCTTGTCTCATTTTTGGGAAGAAAATAAACGTTATCTAAATCCACAAGAGTATCCGGTAGATTTAAGTACACTTTGCTGGGAAAATAAACATAAGCGTATTTTTGAAGTAGCAGAGCATGTTAAAAAAATGGAGGAAGAACATGAGTAATTTACAAGACATTATTGTTAGAGAAATGCAAGTGAAGCCAGAAATTGATAATGAAGTAGAAATGAGAAGTATTTTACAATTTATAAAAAATTATGTGCAGTCACATTCATTTATAAAGTCACTCGTATTAGGTATTTCTGGAGGACAAGATTCTACTTTGATGGGGAAATTATTGCAAATAGCTGTGACTGAATTGAGAAATGAACATAGACAATGTAAATTTATCGCTGTGAAATTACCTTATGGACAACAAAAAGATGCAGATGAAGTGGAAGAAGCGCTTAATTTTATAGAACCGGATGAAATTGTTACAGTCAACATTAAACCGGCTGTAGACCAGGGTATTAATTCTTTAAAAGAT
The genomic region above belongs to Staphylococcus durrellii and contains:
- a CDS encoding glycosyl hydrolase family 28-related protein; the encoded protein is MEIDAREFGLQGCNAKKDTAALQKALNFAKKRFGTTITVPEGEYYIKKALVIYAGTTLQLQKDTVLKRQGKDAILKNGKRPHRYYGYNGNSYITIKGGILDMNGKACPFNNTAMCIGHAQEITINGVTVKDVVGGHALDACGVNGLHISDCRFVGFNDLKGDRSFSEAVQLDIQVKGAFPKFGATDGTITKNVIIEQCYFGNSATDDMQPWNRAIGSHASRYNQYYENVHIRYNVFEGLKHYALTPLKCKDTYIHHNLFDNCQGGIRYLGIKDGKNAKDLDGIVQPSQAGENLNIYKNEFKGKMKYDAVHVRNYNDVKHKHVTIVQNNFAEVSQTIHAEDIERLIMQDIDERAIKRINIS
- a CDS encoding nicotinate phosphoribosyltransferase; the protein is MYQYKDDTFTLHNDLYQINMAETYWNDGIHERLAVFDLYFRNMPFNSGYAVFNGLKRVIEYINSFQFSQTDIDYLKSIGYKEDFLNYLATLKFTGNIRSMQEGELCFGNEPLIRVEAPLIQAQLIETMLLNIVNFHTLISTKASRIRHVANNDILMEFGTRRAQEADAALWGARAAYIGGFNSTSNVRAGKLFNIPVSGTHAHAMVQAYGDEYVAFKKYAERHKDCVFLVDTFHTLKSGVPNAIRVAKELGDKINFIGIRLDSGDIAYLSKEARNMLDEAGFTNAKIIVSNDLDEETISSLKTQGAKVDSWGVGTKLITGYDQPALGAVYKLVAIEDEEGNYSDRIKLSNNAEKVTTPGKKNVYRIINKKTQKAEGDYITLQNEEPNEETPLKLFHPVHTYKMKFIKSFIAKDLHHDIFKNGELVYNLPDEQTAQAYLQDSLSHFWEENKRYLNPQEYPVDLSTLCWENKHKRIFEVAEHVKKMEEEHE
- a CDS encoding nitric oxide synthase oxygenase, yielding MLNEAKNFIKTMYTELNFKPDDITQRLIEVENEINKTGTYRHTTQELEYGAKMAWRNSNRCIGRFYWQSLTVEDARHIEEEDDFIDKIENHIIQATNNGKIKPYITIFHPEHPPKIYNNQLIRYAGYNDCGDPAEKEVTRLAEHLGWTSQHTQFDVLPLIYKLPNGVMNYHDYPKEIIKEINIEHEQFPKLKQLGLKWYAVPIISNMDLKIGGITYPAAPFNGWYMVNEIAVRNFTDVYRYNLLETVAQAFEFDTLKNNSFNKDRALVELNYAVYYSFKQAGVSIVDHLTASRQFEVFEKNEAKQHREVTGKWSWLVPSLSPTLVSNYHHGYANVMKDPNFHYKKAQSSGCPFH
- a CDS encoding prephenate dehydratase → MNLYYLGPKGTFSYLAAQQYQTEEEATYIPKSNLYEVVSAVSKDNNAIAVVPIENSIEGTINIVADGLTHENIYAKGEIHLDIQFALYGNDHEDASSIEKVYSIAPAISQTSNYIQRHNFDYNYVDSTIKSLEYIAPGIGAIAPLGSGEAYGYYPIEKNIQDYPHNVTRFLVVSNEPQHIEDASDTMLLITPEYDKPGLLANILNTFALFNINLSWIESRPLKTQLGMYHFFVQADVPIGANLDKVVTILTTLDFQVKIIGSFNKIN
- a CDS encoding type I toxin-antitoxin system Fst family toxin; amino-acid sequence: MLEILVHNMTTVINGCIIALFTHWLRNRKDK